ttgtccccgcagacaaagccccaatcAACATCGTTTTTATGTGTAAAACTCATTATATCAACTGCTTGATAAATGAATTAGGTATTTACAATTCACTTTGAAACTCagcatataccctcacgacaattttggatcctcaatgctctttaaatttgtacttgtttagctttataaatattttgatataagtgtcactgatgagttacATGAATGTAGaccaaacgcgcgtctggcgtactaaattataatcctggtacatttgataactaattaccgaagaggaaatcctggataatcatatgtttgttctatgttcctttagaattttaaccaaagatgaaggactggatcttccatcactgtattggataactaaactacataagtgtccttacaaaaaACAGTATATTggtgggtcttccaagtgctccacggaacctctttctaaattattaacatttatcTTATCAATAATCAAAgccgggcttcaaagttatgtgaaactgcctattctagaggtggcgtgaatcagatgtggataatAAAACAtaccaaagatcttttagagtacaaaTGCATATACAGTCTAAGATTCTTTCATCTTGCAAAAGTATCaaatcatttgacttttctatatATGACACAAGTATTGATTTCCCCCATTTCAAACTAAAGGACggattgaaagagttggtatttcTATGTTTCATAAATAGAATGACCCATGTAGATACAAGTATCGTGTCTTAGGGACGGATAAATTCTTATTTGTGAAGGATCACTCtaaaaaaattctctgaaatcCCGGTTTTAAAAACACgcaatcccgaggtcccgaattgAAATGGATTTAAGTCCCGACAACCCGAAATTCGAagaaagaattcccggatcccgataGTGCCAattccgaaatcccgagctttaAAACACCCGACCACAGAGTCCCGATAACGGTCATATCCCCTCCGAAATGGAATTGAAACAAATGAGACGCCAATGGTTTCACAATACATGGTTTATAATCGTTGCTCATTCATTGATACATTGAAGATCATTGCTACATTGACTATTGTTGCCTGAGATCAATTATCAGCATTTGTATTAAAGACTGAACATCCTCTGGGGTCTTTGTCTGTAATAACCGTTTCTGATTGTATTTTATCAACGAGCCGTATAGCAAGTTTAGAAAACATTACACAGTCCGTACGGTAACACACAGTAGTTATAGTATACCTCTTAGACTACATCATTTGAATACTATTGAATAGTTAAATAATTAGCAATCATATCATGTCAcacttcctttttttttttttttttttaaacctttctTAAATTTACCGAACATGCGCAGTAAGTTGCAAGATAGCTGTATCCTTACATTGAGTGACATCTGTAAAATCCTTTAGGTCCATCTTCACATATACAATTGTAATCACAGCCATCAGTAAAGTGTTCGCCTTCCTGGTAAACATTTCCCTTGTAAAAACAGCCGTTTGCCTGTACTGTATAAAATAGAATTAAGCCGAAAGGAAGCATTATTGAAAATTAttctaaaattgaaatgacaacGATATACAACTTCGAGACCtgaaaataacattgaaaactaTCAACCGTACAATCAACATTTGTAATCagttctttggtcgggttgttgtcttgtGGACATATCACCCCTTtccattcaaaattttaatcatatatgTTTGTAATTAAGGGAGACCATACGATGATAGaggatttttttgttaatctaTCAATAGTGACTGTTTTTGGAACGATGACTGCCTCTAAAAACTGACATTTTTTCCGgtgttgaatattaaaaatagttttattatgTTACTTGAAAAAATTCAATGTTATTCACAATTGATATGACTTATCACCGAATTTTTAATTGTCATTAGGAAAATAAAAGGGGTGATGAGGATATTCTGTAGTTACTTACTTCTGTATCACCAATGTaacattgaaaatggaaatggggaaaggtcaaagagacaacaacccgaccatagaacagacatcAGCAGAAAGTCACAAGCGAGAAACTCCAGTACCCGGATGCGTCCTACAGCTTGCCCCCTTAGTTCAAGTTGGTGCTACTGTTGCCTTATTAGTATTTATTTAATACgtgatttttcttattttaattgttaatctattggtcattttctttttaccaTAATAACATCCGTCGTCGAATTTTGACGTGCGTTGTTTGATTGCAATGTTATACCGACTGGTAAAATATCTCCAACGTTTTGTTTGGAGTGAGAGTGTCAACCGTTATTGTTGCATTTATGCCAGTGAAAAAACATAACATGGATTTAAGGGAAGTGCCATTAATTCGGAAAATGTTAGACAAAGCAAGTAGtgcatattttaaacaatataatttaaacGTGTAGATAATTTTAAGTATCATTATAAACTCTTTTTGAAGAattcttatatgaaaaaaaaatggaaacgAAATATTAATAGAAGGCCTTTTTGTCGTATTACTGAGATCAGGAGTACCTGTCTTCATACTGCATTGATCCAGCTGTGAGCTCTGCTGTGTAAGtgtaggtgttttttttatgaattttaactCAAGTCAGAAATTAAGGCATagtttttgacatgtttgaacGTAAGACAAAAAAGATGtttatgtttgaaatttcaaaatatattaaagaatatGTAGAAAGCAACGAGTCACTTTATTTGTAGTTTATTCCTGAGTCTGGTAAGAATACAATATTATTGtcgatatttttgtattttttggcaCGCGACCTTTCTTGAACACTTTTGAATTATCATTATCAGATGATtacaactttgataaaaataataagaattttCTACACCAGGAAGAAATAACCTTTAAGTTAGCTATATTTGACAATATATCTGGGAACATAAGATTTTCAATGCACACCAACTGCGTAGTCTAAAAATAACTagaacaaataaatgaataaataaaattgaaatattacatTTAGATTAAACATAAGTAACCATGATATCTAACGTTCGTCTGAATGATAACCtacacaaatataaaactaaataacATACCGGGGGTACTTGTATTAAGTATGTTATGTGTGGGATCACTGCAAGAATTACAAGTTACAGGGCAGAACTTCTTTAGTGTGGGAAAAGAACACACATTCTGATTACAGTTAAACACACTCTCGTCTTGACACGGTTCTAAAACAgaagaaactgaagtattaataCATTGTTTAAAGCTCAAATACTAAAGAAAACCAATAAGTTTATGCAATTTGTTAATCATAAATGTAGTTAAACGACGATTTTGTGTGTACATTTTTTTGCTGTATTAAAACAAGTACAAACAGAATACTGTAGGCAAACAGTTGGCCATAACGACTTTAATGTTGCTTCAAAGGACAAAAATTATGAAACACTTTCGGATTATAAGAGAAATAATGTAGTTGcatctatttcatttgaatatcaACATTAAGACGTGTTTGTGTCAGGAGCTAGATATAGTATAGATCGAGTGAACGAGTCGCGAACTATAGCTTTTTGAAAATAGAACAAGAACATAAAGAAGATCTCAACACGTATAGTAAGTTATCACAACCCTGACAAAAGTATTTAAAcccttatatttatatatagaactaaCTATATTGTGTAGATAATTAAGAAATGATATAAAGTATGCAAATACATGCATGTAAAGTTTTCTATCATTATTAATCTTTcgactttttttcaattttatcgcTGCGTTGAACAATGCTAAAATTTATAACTTCTTTGAATAACTTACTGCATATACCACATGTGAGAGGACAGTACTTCTTGAGATCTGTATGGCTGCAGACATGTGAGTCCTGACAATCAATGAATGAAGCGTCAGTACAGTTGGAATGAGAATCAGCcgaaactgtaaaaaaaacaagaattatttttaaaaaagatatccgacgaaTTTagatttgagtatatgtttaaaactatcatttcgataaccttcagaagcacaatgacttaatgatgcaggacctctttaataaaatctccatctgaatgtaactacaagaaattctttacTCAGTCtggttatatattaaggcaataatatataagaatattgtgatgacacctaaaaatgttatttgtcaaaaaatccagtgcaaataacaagaaacaaatatacatttactactttttacattaaacttaattcatggttaacaaagctagacACTATTGGTAGTATAGgtagtatctttctgtttacattcaccaaaaccccgcggaaatctcacatgcgtaggtgcgttctaaaagttATGTACGTTTGTACAACATAGTTGTACAACATAGTTTAcattacaaattatataattttcccgcataaacagctgtcatggatatAAAGAGTTATTgtagaaacaattattttaataagaatataaatctttgtaagatctagttcaaatatttatagtttttcacttgctttccatcacgatataattttcgagacgttttttcaaacacaaccaaatcacccaccatgatagcattttgtccaatcacagaaatgattttcgagcatgcgtattaTGTTGCTatagttaagcgtccttaagttcaaagggcacaaaccgaaacGATAatgactacgtcggaaaaaccATCACAAATGTTATGCGTCCGAAGTGCTTTTCTGGATTCACCGAAATCAGGAACGATAAAAGCCGAGTATTTGAAAGCCAATAGTGTATAAGAACCTAAAGACAATATCAAGACGATAAACAACATTGTGGtatagcaatatagaaatactccTTTTTGGCAGTCAAATCACATATAGCCTTATCTTGAATTCAAAATAGTCC
This is a stretch of genomic DNA from Mytilus trossulus isolate FHL-02 chromosome 6, PNRI_Mtr1.1.1.hap1, whole genome shotgun sequence. It encodes these proteins:
- the LOC134723513 gene encoding CCN family member 2-like; the protein is MTLIYVFLFIVFSAGALVSADSHSNCTDASFIDCQDSHVCSHTDLKKYCPLTCGICKPCQDESVFNCNQNVCSFPTLKKFCPVTCNSCSDPTHNILNTSTPVQANGCFYKGNVYQEGEHFTDGCDYNCICEDGPKGFYRCHSMCTQWNLPRNCTLNPPAPGKCCKTPSCPSHMTINYPPGYIEQ